A single region of the Arthrobacter sp. zg-Y820 genome encodes:
- a CDS encoding Na+/H+ antiporter subunit D: MNTVSLAPLAVVLPFFGAALAFILIRHTRAQRIISVTILSVTLLLEVVLLFSIWETGAQAVNLGGWLPPIGITMVVDQFSALMLVVSSAVSLAVLIYAAGQGMTDGDEDGPISIFHPTYLILVAGVSNAFLAGDLFNLYVGFEILLTASYVLMTLGGTTARIRAGITYVVVSVVSSLLFLITIAMIYAATGTVNMADLAVKLQDLDPGTQLMLHLMLLVAFGIKAAVFPLSFWLPDSYPTAPAPVTAVFAGLLTKVGVYAMVRTETLLFPGDRINTLLMVVAGLTMVVGILGALAQTDIKRMLSFTLVSHIGYMVFGLAVGSVIGIGSAVFYVVHHITIQTSLFLVTGLIERRGGTANMDRLGGLAKLSPLLAVLYFIPAINLGGIPPFSGFLGKLGLLEAGVDLGTPLAYTLVGASVLTSLLTLLVMARVWNRAFWRTPEDAVHPDPILLATGDDGSAVRHSGEVTEKSTGKFSGRGAVDLLPRTMVYPTVGLVALGVSLTVLAGPLFSLSDDAAQDLLDRTPYIEAVLGEGAGQ, encoded by the coding sequence ATGAACACCGTAAGTCTGGCTCCGCTGGCCGTGGTCCTGCCGTTCTTCGGCGCGGCCCTTGCCTTCATCCTGATCCGCCACACCCGCGCCCAGCGCATCATCAGCGTCACCATCCTGTCCGTGACGCTGCTCCTGGAAGTCGTCCTGCTGTTCTCCATCTGGGAGACGGGAGCCCAGGCCGTGAACCTGGGCGGCTGGCTGCCGCCGATCGGCATCACCATGGTGGTGGACCAGTTCTCCGCCCTGATGCTGGTCGTCTCCTCTGCCGTCAGCCTGGCGGTGCTGATCTACGCAGCGGGGCAGGGCATGACCGACGGTGACGAAGACGGTCCGATCTCGATCTTCCATCCGACCTACCTCATCCTGGTTGCCGGAGTGTCCAACGCCTTCCTGGCCGGGGACCTCTTCAACCTGTACGTGGGCTTCGAAATCCTGCTCACCGCGAGCTACGTGCTGATGACCCTGGGCGGAACCACTGCACGCATCCGCGCCGGCATCACCTACGTGGTGGTCAGCGTGGTCTCCTCGCTGCTGTTCCTGATCACCATCGCCATGATTTACGCGGCCACCGGCACCGTGAACATGGCGGACCTGGCGGTGAAGCTGCAGGACCTGGACCCCGGCACGCAGCTGATGCTGCACCTGATGCTGCTGGTCGCGTTCGGAATCAAGGCCGCAGTCTTTCCGCTGTCCTTCTGGCTGCCGGACTCCTATCCGACGGCTCCGGCGCCGGTCACCGCGGTGTTCGCCGGGCTGCTGACCAAGGTGGGCGTCTACGCCATGGTCCGCACCGAGACGCTGCTCTTCCCCGGCGACCGCATCAACACCCTGCTGATGGTGGTGGCGGGACTGACCATGGTGGTCGGCATCCTGGGTGCCCTGGCACAGACCGACATCAAGCGAATGCTCTCCTTCACATTGGTCAGCCACATCGGCTACATGGTGTTCGGCCTGGCCGTGGGATCGGTGATCGGCATCGGCTCCGCGGTGTTCTACGTGGTCCACCACATTACGATCCAGACCTCCCTGTTCCTGGTCACCGGCCTGATCGAGCGCCGCGGCGGCACCGCCAACATGGACCGGCTCGGCGGTTTGGCGAAGCTCTCACCGCTGCTGGCCGTGCTGTACTTCATTCCGGCCATCAACCTGGGCGGGATTCCGCCGTTCTCGGGCTTCCTCGGCAAGCTCGGACTCCTGGAGGCCGGCGTCGACCTGGGCACTCCGCTGGCGTACACCCTGGTGGGGGCCAGCGTGCTGACCAGCCTGCTGACGCTGCTGGTGATGGCCCGGGTCTGGAACCGTGCGTTCTGGCGGACACCGGAAGACGCCGTTCATCCGGACCCGATCCTGCTGGCGACCGGCGACGACGGGTCCGCAGTGCGCCACTCCGGCGAGGTCACCGAGAAGTCAACGGGCAAGTTCTCCGGCCGCGGCGCCGTCGACCTGCTGCCGCGCACCATGGTGTATCCCACCGTGGGCCTGGTGGCGCTCGGCGTCTCACTGACCGTCCTGGCCGGTCCGCTGTTCTCGCTCAGCGACGACGCGGCGCAGGATCTGCTGGACCGCACACCGTACATTGAAGCCGTTCTGGGAGAGGGGGCAGGCCAGTGA
- a CDS encoding Na(+)/H(+) antiporter subunit C yields the protein MSVNITFMVIMGALYACGIYLLLERSLTRVVLGLTMLTNATNILLLSTGGFQGLAPLFSADIAAEDYNDPLPQAFILTSIVISFSVTAFMLGIIYRSWVLSRQDEVQDDLEDRRVASQSSFDAEDDADVPEDTTEFTPPEEAEEAPGSLRASGQSTSPEAKE from the coding sequence ATGAGCGTGAACATCACCTTCATGGTAATTATGGGAGCACTGTATGCCTGCGGGATCTACCTGCTCCTGGAACGCAGCCTGACCCGCGTGGTGCTGGGACTGACCATGCTCACCAACGCCACCAACATCCTGCTGCTCTCCACCGGCGGCTTCCAGGGCCTGGCTCCGCTGTTCAGCGCCGACATTGCAGCGGAAGACTACAACGATCCGCTGCCGCAGGCCTTCATCCTGACGTCCATCGTGATCTCCTTCTCCGTCACCGCGTTCATGCTCGGCATCATTTACCGGTCCTGGGTGCTGAGCCGCCAGGACGAGGTCCAGGACGACCTCGAGGACCGCCGCGTGGCAAGCCAGAGCAGCTTCGACGCGGAAGACGACGCCGACGTCCCCGAGGACACCACCGAATTCACCCCGCCCGAAGAGGCTGAAGAGGCGCCCGGATCCCTGCGCGCCTCCGGTCAGAGCACCAGCCCGGAGGCCAAGGAATGA
- a CDS encoding Na+/H+ antiporter subunit A, with product MLVVLTVLFTVALVAPLMFRRIGRSAFYVLAAVPAAAFVWLLVTFPRYTGADQTLASGAPNAPPSLVIPWIPDLRVELAFRMDTLAAVLSILILGVGSLVLFYCARYFRPGDAQMGAFGSQLLAFAAAMFGLVTADDLILLFVFWELTTVLSYLLIGYSAHRLSARRAALQALIVTTFGGLAMLVGMVLIGNAAGTLRISEILAMAPQLLERGAVVDVAIVLMLIGAVSKSALLPFHFWLPAAMAAPTPVSAYLHAAAMVKAGIYLVARLAPGFSESTYWHAVVLVLGLSTMLLGGWRALRQYDLKLILAYGTVSQLGFLTLVVGLGNREAAVAGLGLLLAHGFFKATLFLVVGIVDHQSGTRDIRKLSGIHRSSPQLFIVALIGAASMAGVAPLLGFVAKESVYETFVHYAEKQGTAGAAVLLAGVVIGSILTFAYSARFVWGGFATKPNAKPTAFKPVPWTFLAAPGILTVVTVIFGLWPAPLDAAIASYADLYPADGSPTHLALWHGFTTALLLTVITIGAGLLLFWQRIRVERLQGRFTAPLDAERSYRGIIGVLDDVAVWVTGRTQRGSLMFYLFVILSVAVVTPLFALIVRDAPLPDQFHWFDSPLQAVIGVGIILGGLAAARANKRFLAVLMVSVTGYGIALIFALQGAPDLALTQMLVETIVLVAFVLALRSLPARLWKREPAGHRMLRALLGIAFGGTMVVLAMTAMASRVAEPISLAFPDLAYEVGGGANIVNVTLVDIRAWDTFGEISVLAMAATGVASLIFVRGRGDKRRRAEGVATGSVDRGREHFASSGRQEATLAMARKFSSVSRDAWLVAGRTLAPERRSIIFEVITRLLFHSVILFSIYLLVAGHNMPGGGFAGGLMAGLALTIRYLAGGRFELAEASPVSAGLLLGGGLGLAGLSAAAPLVFGGQVLQSAIIKFTWPIFGEVKFVTSTIFDIGVYLVVVGLVLDVLRSLGSEIDERSEGGSSDDEETIEPEPEIPSREEEEVAR from the coding sequence GTGCTAGTTGTGCTCACCGTTTTGTTTACGGTGGCATTGGTGGCGCCCTTAATGTTCCGCAGGATCGGCCGTTCGGCGTTCTATGTCCTGGCCGCCGTCCCCGCCGCAGCCTTTGTCTGGCTGCTGGTCACGTTTCCCCGGTACACAGGTGCCGACCAGACGCTGGCCTCGGGCGCTCCCAACGCCCCGCCGTCGCTCGTCATCCCCTGGATTCCCGATCTCCGCGTGGAGCTGGCCTTCCGGATGGACACCCTGGCCGCGGTCCTTTCCATCCTCATCCTGGGCGTCGGCTCGCTGGTCCTCTTCTACTGCGCCCGCTATTTCCGCCCGGGCGACGCGCAGATGGGCGCCTTCGGCTCCCAGCTGCTGGCCTTTGCCGCGGCAATGTTCGGCCTGGTCACAGCCGATGACCTGATCCTGCTGTTCGTTTTCTGGGAACTGACCACGGTCTTGTCCTACCTGCTGATCGGCTACTCCGCGCACCGCCTGTCCGCACGCCGGGCGGCGCTGCAGGCGCTGATCGTGACCACCTTCGGCGGCCTGGCGATGCTGGTGGGCATGGTGCTGATTGGCAACGCCGCAGGCACCCTGCGGATCTCCGAGATCCTCGCCATGGCCCCGCAGCTGCTCGAACGCGGCGCCGTCGTGGACGTGGCCATTGTGCTGATGCTCATCGGCGCGGTGTCCAAATCCGCGCTGCTCCCGTTCCACTTCTGGCTCCCTGCCGCGATGGCCGCCCCCACGCCGGTCAGCGCCTACCTGCACGCAGCGGCCATGGTGAAGGCCGGCATCTACCTGGTGGCCCGGCTCGCTCCCGGATTCTCGGAATCCACCTATTGGCACGCCGTCGTGCTCGTCCTGGGCCTCTCGACCATGTTGCTGGGCGGCTGGCGCGCACTGCGCCAGTACGACCTGAAGCTGATCCTCGCGTACGGAACCGTCAGCCAGCTCGGCTTCCTGACCCTGGTGGTGGGACTGGGCAACCGGGAAGCCGCCGTGGCCGGGCTCGGCCTGCTGCTGGCCCACGGCTTCTTCAAAGCGACCCTGTTCCTGGTGGTGGGCATCGTTGACCACCAGTCGGGGACCCGGGACATCCGCAAGCTCTCCGGCATCCACCGCTCCTCTCCGCAGCTGTTCATCGTGGCCCTCATCGGCGCCGCCTCCATGGCCGGAGTGGCGCCCCTGCTCGGTTTCGTGGCCAAGGAATCGGTCTACGAGACCTTCGTCCACTATGCCGAGAAGCAGGGAACCGCCGGGGCGGCAGTGCTGCTGGCCGGCGTCGTCATCGGCTCCATCCTGACTTTTGCCTACAGCGCCCGCTTCGTCTGGGGCGGTTTCGCCACCAAGCCCAACGCCAAGCCCACCGCCTTCAAGCCGGTGCCGTGGACCTTCCTCGCCGCGCCCGGCATCCTGACCGTCGTAACCGTGATCTTCGGCCTGTGGCCGGCACCGCTGGACGCAGCCATCGCCTCCTACGCGGACCTGTACCCGGCCGACGGCAGCCCCACTCATCTGGCCCTGTGGCACGGCTTCACCACCGCACTGCTGCTGACCGTCATCACCATCGGAGCCGGGCTGCTGCTGTTCTGGCAGCGGATCCGGGTGGAACGGCTGCAGGGACGCTTCACCGCCCCGCTGGACGCCGAACGCTCCTACCGCGGGATTATCGGCGTGCTCGACGACGTCGCGGTCTGGGTCACCGGACGCACCCAGCGCGGTTCGCTGATGTTCTACCTCTTCGTCATCCTGTCGGTGGCGGTCGTGACTCCGCTTTTCGCGCTCATTGTCCGCGACGCGCCGCTGCCGGACCAGTTCCACTGGTTTGATTCGCCGCTGCAGGCAGTGATCGGCGTCGGCATCATCCTGGGGGGCCTCGCCGCTGCCCGCGCCAACAAGCGATTCCTGGCCGTGCTCATGGTCAGCGTCACCGGCTACGGAATCGCCCTGATCTTCGCCCTGCAGGGCGCGCCGGACCTGGCCCTGACCCAGATGCTGGTGGAAACCATCGTCCTGGTTGCCTTTGTCCTGGCGCTGCGGTCCCTGCCGGCCCGGCTCTGGAAGCGCGAACCGGCCGGACACCGCATGCTGCGCGCCCTGCTCGGCATTGCCTTCGGCGGGACCATGGTGGTCCTGGCCATGACGGCAATGGCGTCCCGCGTGGCGGAGCCCATTTCCCTGGCCTTCCCCGACCTCGCCTACGAGGTGGGCGGCGGCGCCAACATCGTCAACGTCACGCTCGTCGACATCCGCGCCTGGGACACCTTCGGGGAGATCTCGGTGCTGGCCATGGCCGCCACCGGCGTTGCGTCGCTGATCTTCGTGCGCGGCCGCGGCGACAAGCGCCGCCGGGCAGAGGGCGTCGCCACCGGCTCCGTGGACCGCGGCCGCGAACACTTCGCGTCCTCCGGCCGCCAGGAGGCCACCCTCGCGATGGCACGGAAGTTCTCCAGCGTCAGCCGTGACGCCTGGCTCGTCGCCGGGCGGACCCTCGCTCCGGAACGGCGTTCCATCATCTTCGAGGTAATTACCCGCCTGCTGTTCCACTCGGTGATCCTGTTCTCCATCTATCTCCTGGTGGCCGGGCACAACATGCCCGGCGGCGGCTTCGCCGGGGGACTCATGGCCGGACTCGCCCTGACCATCCGCTACCTGGCCGGCGGCCGGTTCGAACTGGCCGAAGCAAGCCCGGTCAGCGCCGGCCTGCTGCTCGGCGGCGGGCTGGGCCTGGCCGGACTGTCGGCCGCCGCGCCGCTGGTCTTCGGCGGACAGGTCCTGCAGAGCGCCATCATCAAGTTCACCTGGCCCATTTTCGGCGAGGTCAAGTTCGTGACCTCCACGATCTTCGATATCGGCGTGTACCTGGTGGTGGTCGGGCTGGTGCTGGATGTCCTGCGCAGCCTGGGCTCCGAAATCGATGAACGCAGCGAAGGCGGCTCCTCCGACGACGAGGAGACGATCGAGCCCGAACCCGAAATACCCAGCCGAGAAGAGGAGGAGGTGGCCCGATGA
- a CDS encoding MFS transporter, translated as MVSNTQAPSTSSAGAPAVVRKRQILAWAAWDWGSAAFNAVMTTFVFTVYLTSESFGGEAHASSVLGYGVALAGLAVAVLAPVVGQRSDAGGRRKTWLGVNTALVCLVTALCFFVYPRPEFLLLGVALIALGNVFNEFAGVNYNAMLSQISTPANVGRVSGFGWGMGYVGGIAALAAVLVGFINPDVGWFGVTSEDGLNIRAVAVFAAVWLAVFALPVLFAVPEVPRRERAAGIGFFASYGLLFRRIKAIFKTSPHTVWFLLASAVFRDGLAAVFTFGGVIASGTFGWELSQVIIFAIFGNVVAAVGAIAGGFLDDRAGPKNVIVFSLVGLLISGGVIGLFGAEDVSLLGLQWSGDTTFWIFGLLLCLFVGPAQSASRAFLARLAPEGEEAELFGLYATTGRAVSFLAPALFAAFISIFGAQRYGILGILLVLLLGLLVLLPVRSPGKTPRAVVPEV; from the coding sequence ATGGTCTCCAACACACAAGCACCCAGCACCTCCTCCGCCGGCGCGCCGGCGGTGGTCCGGAAACGGCAGATCCTCGCCTGGGCGGCCTGGGACTGGGGATCAGCGGCGTTCAACGCGGTGATGACCACCTTCGTCTTCACCGTGTATCTGACCTCGGAGAGCTTCGGCGGAGAGGCTCACGCTTCCTCGGTCCTCGGCTACGGCGTCGCTCTGGCCGGGCTTGCAGTGGCCGTGCTGGCCCCCGTCGTCGGGCAGCGCTCGGATGCCGGCGGCCGGCGCAAGACCTGGCTGGGCGTGAACACGGCGCTGGTGTGCCTGGTGACCGCGCTGTGCTTCTTCGTCTATCCGCGCCCGGAATTCCTCTTGCTGGGCGTGGCGCTCATCGCCCTGGGCAACGTCTTCAACGAGTTCGCGGGCGTGAATTACAACGCAATGCTGTCGCAGATCTCTACCCCGGCCAACGTGGGCAGGGTCAGCGGCTTCGGCTGGGGCATGGGATACGTTGGCGGGATCGCCGCCCTGGCCGCAGTGCTTGTGGGCTTCATCAACCCCGACGTCGGATGGTTTGGCGTCACGTCCGAGGACGGGCTGAACATCCGCGCCGTGGCCGTCTTCGCCGCCGTATGGCTGGCAGTGTTTGCGCTGCCCGTGCTGTTTGCGGTGCCGGAGGTTCCCCGGCGGGAACGGGCTGCCGGAATTGGTTTCTTTGCGTCCTACGGCCTGCTGTTCCGCCGCATCAAGGCCATTTTCAAGACCAGCCCGCACACCGTCTGGTTCCTGCTGGCCAGCGCGGTGTTCCGCGACGGCCTGGCCGCGGTCTTCACCTTCGGCGGCGTGATTGCCTCCGGGACCTTCGGCTGGGAGCTGTCCCAGGTGATCATCTTTGCGATCTTCGGCAACGTCGTGGCCGCGGTGGGCGCCATAGCCGGCGGCTTCCTGGACGACCGCGCCGGACCGAAGAACGTCATTGTCTTCTCCCTGGTCGGCCTGCTCATCTCCGGCGGAGTGATTGGCCTGTTCGGGGCCGAAGATGTGAGCCTGCTGGGACTGCAGTGGTCCGGCGACACCACGTTCTGGATCTTCGGCCTGCTGCTCTGCCTGTTCGTGGGTCCGGCGCAGTCAGCGTCCCGCGCGTTCCTGGCCCGGCTGGCCCCGGAGGGCGAGGAAGCCGAACTGTTTGGGCTCTATGCCACGACCGGCCGGGCCGTGAGCTTCCTGGCACCGGCCCTGTTCGCGGCGTTCATCAGCATCTTCGGCGCCCAGCGGTACGGCATCCTGGGCATCCTGCTCGTGCTGCTCCTGGGCCTGCTGGTCCTGCTGCCGGTCCGCTCCCCCGGCAAGACACCGCGTGCGGTGGTTCCGGAGGTCTAG